From a region of the Streptomyces venezuelae genome:
- a CDS encoding LLM class flavin-dependent oxidoreductase has product MKFSMIFEAQLADPTPERERQVIHDCVEQAVHAEQMGFDRIWAVEHHSLTRYAHMSASEIFLTWVAARTHRIRIGHGVVTMPFGYQHPVRVAERAAMLDVLSGGRVDIGAGRGATRQEMSMYGVRPEDTSPQTEEALRIFSSAWKEETFEWHGSIDIGPGAILPRPVQDPHPPLFMACSRHDTLELAAELGIGALVMGFAGADDVRAMRKVYDEAIANRSGARLLSAEANDHFSALCPTIVLGDAEALRLGTRGQRFFAEAIAHWYGGGPEPSGYAEEEDHVAALARRREELVAKLHEANIPARPVDTGTYNADHAYGSAETAIAYVERLREIGVDEVMCLIQMGTVPQEVCMETIRQWGEKVIPHFRALEG; this is encoded by the coding sequence GTGAAGTTCTCGATGATCTTCGAGGCGCAGCTCGCCGACCCCACCCCCGAACGCGAACGCCAGGTCATCCACGACTGCGTCGAACAGGCCGTCCACGCCGAGCAGATGGGCTTCGACCGGATCTGGGCCGTCGAGCACCACTCCCTGACCCGCTACGCGCACATGAGCGCCAGCGAGATCTTCCTGACCTGGGTGGCCGCCCGCACGCACCGGATCCGGATCGGCCACGGCGTCGTCACCATGCCCTTCGGCTACCAGCACCCGGTGCGCGTCGCCGAGCGCGCCGCCATGCTCGACGTGCTCTCCGGCGGCCGCGTCGACATCGGCGCCGGGCGCGGCGCCACCCGCCAGGAGATGTCCATGTACGGGGTCAGGCCCGAGGACACCTCCCCGCAGACGGAGGAGGCGCTGAGGATCTTCTCCTCGGCCTGGAAGGAGGAGACGTTCGAATGGCACGGTTCCATCGACATCGGACCCGGCGCGATCCTGCCCCGCCCGGTCCAGGACCCGCACCCGCCGCTGTTCATGGCCTGCTCCCGGCACGACACCCTCGAACTGGCCGCCGAGCTCGGCATCGGGGCCCTGGTGATGGGCTTCGCCGGCGCCGACGACGTACGCGCCATGCGCAAGGTCTACGACGAGGCCATCGCCAACCGCAGCGGCGCGCGCCTGCTGTCGGCCGAGGCCAACGACCACTTCTCCGCCCTCTGCCCGACCATCGTCCTCGGCGACGCCGAGGCCCTGCGGCTGGGCACGCGCGGGCAGCGGTTCTTCGCCGAGGCCATCGCCCACTGGTACGGCGGCGGCCCCGAGCCCTCCGGGTACGCCGAGGAGGAGGACCACGTGGCGGCCCTGGCCAGGCGCCGGGAGGAGCTCGTCGCCAAGCTGCACGAGGCGAACATCCCCGCCCGTCCCGTCGACACCGGCACCTACAACGCCGACCACGCGTACGGCAGCGCGGAGACCGCCATCGCGTACGTCGAGCGGCTCCGCGAGATCGGTGTCGACGAGGTGATGTGCCTGATCCAGATGGGCACCGTCCCCCAGGAGGTGTGCATGGAGACCATCCGGCAGTGGGGCGAGAAGGTCATCCCGCACTTCCGCGCGCTGGAGGGCTGA
- a CDS encoding PadR family transcriptional regulator: MADETNKRALPATGWAVLGLLSFGEELSGYDLKKWSDRSLRFFYWSPSFSQIYSELRRLEKAGYASSRTVAQDTGTRDKRVYRITDEGMTAVREWAREAPVDPPVLKHGPMLRLWLGHLLEPEQMREVLLQQQEFAERMRLRAVADGEGAKDESAWAYPALTLKWAERYYATERDLAARMLDDIAALGGPGGQPGPGGQP, translated from the coding sequence GTGGCAGACGAGACGAACAAGCGCGCGCTCCCCGCGACCGGCTGGGCGGTGCTCGGACTGCTCTCCTTCGGAGAGGAGCTCTCCGGTTACGACCTCAAGAAGTGGTCGGACCGGTCGCTGCGGTTCTTCTACTGGAGCCCGTCGTTCAGCCAGATCTACAGCGAGCTCAGGCGTCTGGAGAAGGCGGGCTACGCGTCCTCGCGGACGGTGGCCCAGGACACCGGGACGCGCGACAAGCGGGTGTACCGGATCACGGACGAGGGCATGACGGCCGTCCGGGAGTGGGCCCGCGAGGCCCCCGTCGACCCGCCCGTCCTCAAGCACGGGCCGATGCTGCGGCTGTGGCTGGGCCATCTGCTGGAGCCGGAGCAGATGCGTGAAGTCCTGCTGCAGCAGCAGGAGTTCGCGGAGAGGATGCGCCTTCGCGCGGTGGCCGACGGGGAGGGCGCGAAGGACGAGAGCGCCTGGGCGTACCCGGCGCTCACCCTCAAGTGGGCCGAGCGGTACTACGCCACCGAGCGCGACCTCGCGGCGCGCATGCTCGACGACATCGCCGCACTCGGCGGACCCGGCGGGCAGCCCGGGCCGGGCGGGCAGCCGTAG
- a CDS encoding VWA domain-containing protein, producing the protein MTGSAINLRKVEETAPALVSLYKSAGVSLRKHGMEGGRAAVYLVLDYSGSMKPYYADGSVQALADRVLGLSAHLDDDARVPVVFFSTEVDAVEEISLAGHEGRVTEIASRLGHMGKTAYHAAMDAVIDHYLDSGTTAPALVVFQTDGGPINKLAAERYLCKAARLPLFWQFVGFGNTRSTQFDFLRRLDELPVPAQRAVDNAGYFHAGADPRRVPDGELYDRLVSEFPAWLAAARSAGIVRA; encoded by the coding sequence ATGACGGGCAGCGCGATCAACCTCCGCAAGGTCGAGGAGACGGCTCCGGCTCTCGTGAGCCTCTACAAGAGCGCCGGGGTCTCCCTGCGCAAGCACGGAATGGAGGGCGGCCGGGCCGCCGTCTACCTGGTGCTGGACTACTCGGGGTCGATGAAGCCGTACTACGCGGACGGCAGCGTGCAGGCCCTCGCGGACCGGGTGCTGGGGCTGTCCGCACACCTGGACGACGACGCCCGCGTACCGGTGGTCTTCTTCTCCACCGAGGTCGACGCGGTCGAGGAGATCTCCCTGGCCGGGCACGAGGGCCGGGTCACCGAGATCGCCTCCCGGCTGGGCCACATGGGCAAGACGGCCTACCACGCGGCGATGGACGCGGTCATCGACCACTACCTGGACTCGGGGACGACGGCGCCCGCCCTGGTCGTCTTCCAGACCGACGGCGGTCCGATCAACAAGCTCGCGGCGGAGCGGTACCTGTGCAAGGCGGCCCGGCTGCCGCTCTTCTGGCAGTTCGTCGGCTTCGGCAACACGCGCAGCACCCAGTTCGACTTCCTGCGCAGGCTGGACGAACTGCCGGTGCCGGCGCAGCGGGCCGTCGACAACGCGGGCTACTTCCACGCGGGAGCCGACCCCCGCAGGGTGCCGGACGGCGAACTGTACGACCGCCTCGTCAGTGAATTCCCGGCGTGGCTGGCGGCGGCGCGGAGTGCGGGCATCGTGCGCGCCTGA
- a CDS encoding pyridoxamine 5'-phosphate oxidase family protein: protein MTHTSWAAFEKAEPEFAAAVQARFAQYPHHVLATLRKDGSPRVTGLNVDIRGGELWLGMMFGSMKARDLQHDPRFALHANPGAGEDMPNGDARISGRAVELVDPPELHRYAEETATPHPFHLFYADLTEVVRVRVEGEELVVRSWTPEHGLRTLRRGDDDEPPREETA, encoded by the coding sequence ATGACGCATACCAGCTGGGCAGCTTTCGAGAAGGCGGAGCCGGAGTTCGCTGCGGCCGTCCAGGCCCGTTTCGCGCAGTACCCGCACCACGTCCTGGCCACCCTGCGCAAGGACGGCTCCCCCCGGGTGACCGGTCTGAACGTCGACATCCGGGGCGGGGAGCTGTGGCTCGGCATGATGTTCGGCTCGATGAAGGCCCGGGACCTCCAGCACGACCCGCGCTTCGCCCTGCACGCCAACCCGGGCGCGGGCGAGGACATGCCGAACGGGGACGCACGGATCTCCGGACGCGCGGTGGAGCTCGTGGACCCGCCCGAACTGCACCGGTACGCGGAGGAGACGGCGACCCCGCACCCCTTCCACCTCTTCTACGCCGACCTGACGGAGGTCGTCCGGGTCCGGGTCGAGGGCGAGGAACTGGTGGTGCGCTCATGGACCCCGGAGCACGGCCTGCGCACCCTGCGCCGGGGCGACGACGACGAACCACCCCGCGAGGAAACGGCCTGA
- a CDS encoding contact-dependent growth inhibition system immunity protein, whose product MDPGARPAHPAPGRRRRTTPRGNGLTRPPTQPRSDTRSQASDHRRAEGDGGQGRGGSGTPDEFEDHDAAVRDYAGSADATVVARLAGELRELLALDLEEVDYAVGVAELGMEVDPPAPYAPGAWLALVAERLSGPRAEYG is encoded by the coding sequence ATGGACCCCGGAGCACGGCCTGCGCACCCTGCGCCGGGGCGACGACGACGAACCACCCCGCGAGGAAACGGCCTGACGCGCCCCCCGACACAACCCCGTAGTGACACCCGATCGCAGGCGTCCGATCATCGACGTGCTGAAGGAGACGGCGGACAGGGTCGCGGAGGGAGTGGCACGCCCGACGAGTTCGAGGACCATGACGCCGCCGTGCGCGACTACGCCGGCTCGGCCGACGCGACGGTCGTGGCGCGGCTCGCCGGTGAGCTGCGCGAACTGCTCGCCCTGGATCTGGAGGAGGTCGACTACGCGGTCGGCGTCGCCGAGCTGGGCATGGAGGTCGACCCGCCCGCCCCCTACGCGCCGGGCGCCTGGTTGGCGCTGGTCGCCGAGCGGCTGTCCGGACCGCGGGCCGAGTACGGTTAG
- a CDS encoding DUF1906 domain-containing protein, with the protein MAPVRTLLSGLLGAALLFPVQHSATAADGRTVDYHGLRVTLPAGWRIVDLDRDPDACLRLDLPTLYVGHAGTQAECTGRAVAGRADTLHLEPLDGAPDRADIPTVAVESRNVPHEVPPRSDSHELRYALRRSGVMATVSYGATPDTVRGILARARTLTPPSAGTPVVAVPATGGPKLRSAQEPFRGEGFDACTAPAQKTMDTWRASSPFGAIGVYIGGRARACAQPRLTARWVERQAAAGWHLMPIWVGPQPWHNAGTGLSTDPSEADGQGREAAEGAAEAAQSLGLAEGTVLYNDLENYTDRATWDAPVVAYLTAWTVRLHELGFRSAAYVSVSSGVKALKAHYHQAPHAMPDVLWSARWNLSATVGDADMGLAKGTVKWAGPRRAHQFRGDHKATYGGVTLTIDRSWVDVDPTTLARKDKKPAA; encoded by the coding sequence ATGGCTCCCGTCCGAACCCTGCTGAGCGGCCTGCTCGGTGCCGCCCTGCTGTTCCCCGTCCAGCACTCCGCCACCGCCGCCGACGGCCGCACCGTCGACTACCACGGTCTGCGCGTCACGCTCCCCGCCGGCTGGCGGATCGTCGACCTCGACCGGGACCCCGACGCCTGCCTGCGCCTCGACCTGCCCACCCTGTACGTCGGCCACGCCGGCACACAGGCCGAATGCACCGGCCGTGCCGTCGCCGGCCGCGCCGACACCCTGCACCTCGAACCCCTCGACGGGGCCCCCGACCGCGCCGACATCCCGACCGTCGCCGTGGAATCCCGGAACGTGCCGCACGAGGTCCCGCCGCGCTCCGACAGCCACGAGCTGCGGTACGCCCTGCGCCGCTCCGGGGTCATGGCCACCGTCTCCTACGGGGCCACGCCCGACACCGTGCGCGGCATCCTGGCGCGGGCCCGCACGCTGACCCCGCCGTCGGCCGGGACCCCCGTCGTGGCCGTGCCGGCGACCGGTGGCCCGAAGCTCCGTAGCGCCCAGGAACCCTTCCGCGGCGAGGGCTTCGACGCCTGCACCGCCCCCGCCCAGAAGACCATGGACACCTGGCGGGCCTCCTCCCCCTTCGGTGCGATCGGCGTCTACATCGGCGGCCGGGCCCGCGCCTGTGCCCAGCCGCGGCTCACGGCCCGCTGGGTGGAGCGCCAGGCCGCCGCGGGCTGGCACCTGATGCCGATCTGGGTGGGCCCCCAGCCCTGGCACAACGCCGGCACGGGCCTGTCCACCGACCCCTCCGAGGCCGACGGACAGGGCCGGGAGGCCGCCGAGGGCGCGGCGGAGGCGGCCCAGTCGCTGGGCCTGGCCGAGGGCACGGTGCTGTACAACGACCTGGAGAACTACACGGACCGCGCCACCTGGGACGCCCCGGTCGTCGCCTACCTGACCGCCTGGACGGTCCGGCTGCACGAGCTGGGCTTCCGCTCCGCCGCCTACGTCTCGGTGAGCTCCGGGGTCAAGGCGTTGAAGGCGCACTACCACCAGGCCCCCCACGCCATGCCGGACGTGCTCTGGTCCGCCCGCTGGAACCTCTCGGCCACGGTGGGCGACGCCGACATGGGCCTGGCCAAGGGCACCGTGAAGTGGGCCGGCCCCCGCAGGGCCCACCAGTTCCGCGGCGACCACAAGGCCACCTACGGCGGGGTCACCCTCACCATCGACCGCAGCTGGGTGGACGTCGACCCGACCACCCTCGCCAGGAAGGACAAGAAGCCGGCGGCCTAA
- a CDS encoding ABC transporter permease: MIWLTWRQYRVQTLAALAVLAALAIFLLVTGLQMREVYDSTVAGCGSDCESARNALVVEYQTLTYYVTSLLLAAPGIIGIFWGAPLIARELETGTHRLVWNQSITRGRWLLVKLGGVGLVAVAVTGVLSLLVTWWASPIDRVNLDRFTALMFSGRGIVPLGYAAFAFTLGAAAGLLIRRTVPAMAVTLVAFVAVQILVPYAIRPHFVTPEHTDVALSSLVTAPVGGGEESGAPKDGWNANHIQLKGTGDDAHLRIGVLRPGVWVVSDLGAVLDSSGQEVRGADGCAEPKTDPFACFATSKHHIEVDYQPADRYWTFQWIETGIFLALSGLLAGFCAWWLRRRAA, translated from the coding sequence ATGATCTGGCTGACCTGGCGCCAATACCGCGTCCAGACCCTCGCCGCGCTCGCCGTCCTGGCCGCGCTCGCGATATTCCTCCTGGTCACCGGCCTGCAGATGCGCGAGGTCTACGACAGCACCGTCGCCGGCTGCGGCAGCGACTGCGAATCGGCGAGGAACGCCCTGGTCGTCGAGTACCAGACCCTGACCTACTACGTCACGAGCCTGCTGCTCGCCGCACCCGGCATCATCGGGATCTTCTGGGGCGCCCCGTTGATCGCCCGCGAACTGGAGACCGGCACCCACCGGCTCGTCTGGAACCAGAGCATCACCCGGGGCCGCTGGCTCCTGGTCAAGCTCGGGGGCGTCGGCCTCGTCGCCGTCGCCGTCACCGGGGTGCTCAGCCTCCTGGTGACCTGGTGGGCGAGCCCCATCGACCGGGTCAACCTGGACCGGTTCACCGCCCTCATGTTCAGCGGCCGCGGGATCGTCCCCCTCGGCTACGCGGCGTTCGCCTTCACCCTCGGCGCCGCGGCCGGACTGCTGATCCGGCGCACCGTGCCCGCGATGGCCGTGACCCTCGTCGCCTTCGTCGCGGTGCAGATCCTCGTGCCCTACGCGATCCGCCCGCACTTCGTGACACCGGAGCACACCGACGTCGCGCTCAGCTCCCTCGTCACGGCGCCGGTCGGCGGCGGCGAGGAGTCCGGCGCGCCGAAGGACGGCTGGAACGCGAACCACATCCAGCTGAAGGGAACAGGAGACGACGCCCACCTGCGCATCGGGGTGCTCAGGCCCGGCGTCTGGGTCGTGTCCGATCTCGGTGCGGTGCTCGACTCCTCCGGCCAGGAGGTCCGCGGCGCCGACGGCTGCGCGGAACCCAAGACGGACCCCTTCGCATGCTTCGCCACCTCGAAGCACCACATAGAGGTCGACTACCAGCCCGCCGACCGCTACTGGACCTTCCAGTGGATCGAGACCGGGATCTTCCTCGCGCTCTCCGGACTGCTGGCCGGGTTCTGCGCCTGGTGGCTGCGCCGCCGGGCCGCCTGA
- a CDS encoding ABC transporter ATP-binding protein, which produces MTAILEARALGKRYGRKEALSDCTLSVPSGRVVGLVGPNGAGKSTLLQLACGLIGPTSGSIEVLGGRPASGPGQLAKVGFVAQDTPTYAGLSIADHLKLGARLNPGWDAQLAGDRIRQLGLDPAQKAGKLSGGQRAQVALTLAVAKRPELLILDEPVAALDPLARREFLQSLMEVVAEHGTTVVLSSHLVSDLERVCDHLISLVASRVQVAGDVDDLLATHFRLTTARREAATLPRDMQIIQETHTERQSTFIVRAAQALQDPSWVLEPLGLEDLVLTYMSQATAGPGPRTTRENQR; this is translated from the coding sequence ATGACCGCGATATTGGAAGCCCGCGCGCTGGGCAAGCGGTACGGCCGCAAAGAGGCGCTGAGCGACTGCACCCTGAGCGTGCCGTCCGGGCGGGTCGTCGGCCTGGTCGGTCCCAACGGGGCCGGGAAGTCCACCCTGTTGCAGCTGGCCTGCGGGCTGATCGGCCCGACCTCCGGCAGCATCGAGGTACTCGGCGGCCGGCCCGCGTCCGGGCCCGGGCAACTCGCCAAGGTCGGGTTCGTCGCCCAGGACACGCCCACCTACGCCGGCCTGTCCATCGCCGACCACCTGAAGCTGGGCGCCCGGCTCAACCCGGGTTGGGACGCGCAGCTGGCGGGAGACCGGATCCGGCAGCTCGGCCTGGACCCCGCACAGAAGGCGGGCAAGCTCTCCGGCGGCCAGCGAGCCCAGGTCGCCCTGACCCTCGCGGTCGCCAAACGGCCCGAGCTGCTGATCCTCGACGAGCCCGTCGCCGCCCTGGACCCGCTGGCCCGGCGGGAGTTCCTGCAGAGCCTGATGGAGGTCGTGGCCGAACACGGAACCACCGTGGTGCTCTCGTCGCACCTGGTCTCCGACCTGGAACGGGTCTGCGACCACCTGATCTCGCTGGTCGCCTCCCGCGTCCAGGTCGCGGGCGACGTCGACGACCTGCTCGCCACCCACTTCCGGCTCACCACCGCCCGCCGCGAGGCGGCCACCCTGCCCCGGGACATGCAGATCATCCAGGAGACGCACACCGAGCGGCAGAGCACCTTCATCGTGCGCGCCGCCCAGGCGCTCCAGGACCCCTCCTGGGTCCTGGAGCCGCTCGGCCTGGAGGACCTCGTCCTCACCTACATGAGCCAGGCCACGGCCGGGCCCGGCCCCCGAACCACCCGGGAGAACCAGCGATGA
- a CDS encoding GntR family transcriptional regulator, which produces MIEFHLDARSGVAPYMQLVHQVRQALRLGLLSEGDRLPTVKDVAAGVAINPNTVLKAYRELEYEGLVAKKPGVGTFVSGTLSDDSLSEHEPLRRELQSWLDKARAAGLGEESIEALFLSTFRARTGTDPHIEEEK; this is translated from the coding sequence GTGATCGAGTTTCACCTCGATGCCCGCTCCGGTGTCGCCCCGTACATGCAGCTCGTCCACCAGGTGCGGCAGGCCCTGCGGCTCGGGCTGCTGTCCGAGGGGGACCGGCTGCCGACCGTGAAGGACGTCGCGGCCGGCGTGGCGATCAATCCCAACACCGTGCTCAAGGCCTACCGGGAGCTGGAGTACGAGGGTCTGGTCGCGAAGAAGCCCGGGGTCGGCACCTTCGTCTCCGGCACGCTCAGCGACGACTCCCTCTCCGAACACGAGCCCCTGCGCCGCGAGTTGCAGTCGTGGCTCGACAAGGCGCGGGCCGCCGGGCTGGGCGAGGAGAGCATCGAGGCCCTGTTCCTGAGCACCTTCCGCGCCCGCACCGGCACGGACCCGCACATCGAAGAGGAGAAATGA
- a CDS encoding GntR family transcriptional regulator translates to MVSGSEWTSRSMPYLTARPPGTADAWTEEAVAAGRRGGQRILCAGEVAAPADIALMLGLAAGSTVVRRRRLIELDDEPTELTDTYYPRDIAVGTALAGAAKIRGGAVTLLAALGHVGVRVVEDVTARIPRQEDRERLRLGAGEPVLRLTRTTYDATDRPIQADVMLMPAGRQQLRYEIRLDPSRPG, encoded by the coding sequence ATGGTGAGCGGCAGCGAGTGGACCAGCAGGTCGATGCCGTATCTGACCGCCCGACCGCCGGGCACAGCGGACGCATGGACGGAGGAGGCCGTCGCAGCAGGGCGGCGGGGCGGTCAGCGCATCCTGTGTGCCGGAGAGGTGGCAGCCCCCGCCGACATCGCCCTCATGCTCGGGCTGGCGGCCGGAAGTACGGTCGTGAGGCGCCGCAGACTCATCGAACTCGACGACGAGCCGACGGAGTTGACCGACACGTACTACCCCCGGGACATCGCCGTCGGCACTGCTCTCGCCGGCGCGGCGAAGATCCGCGGCGGCGCCGTGACGCTGCTGGCCGCCCTGGGGCACGTCGGCGTGCGGGTCGTGGAGGACGTGACGGCCCGGATCCCGCGCCAAGAGGACCGTGAGCGACTGCGTCTCGGGGCGGGTGAACCGGTCCTCCGCCTGACCCGCACCACCTACGACGCCACGGACCGCCCCATCCAGGCGGACGTGATGCTCATGCCGGCCGGACGCCAGCAGTTGCGCTACGAGATCAGGCTCGACCCTTCACGGCCCGGATGA
- a CDS encoding DUF397 domain-containing protein → MRADVNGLSWRKSPHSNGEGGECVEVSDDLPGLVPVRDTKLAGAGPVLVFPAAAWAPFIRAVKGRA, encoded by the coding sequence ATGCGCGCAGACGTGAACGGCCTGTCCTGGCGGAAGTCTCCGCACAGCAACGGGGAGGGCGGCGAGTGTGTCGAGGTCTCCGACGACCTCCCCGGCCTCGTCCCCGTCCGCGACACCAAGCTCGCGGGCGCCGGCCCGGTGCTGGTGTTCCCGGCCGCCGCGTGGGCTCCGTTCATCCGGGCCGTGAAGGGTCGAGCCTGA
- a CDS encoding helix-turn-helix domain-containing protein, translated as MAKQKDLSGAQTPEEFAREELRRHREAAGLSQEGLGERIFTSGAYVGQMECGTRRLRPEIAELIDKVFGTKDYFTRLAKAFKSKHVEYFAEAAELERLATAIFDYGPTLVPGLLQTADYARALIRAASPTGPADRVDSLIAARMERARILDDPDSPELWVVLHEAVLRTAVGGHAVMAAQLRHISSCVRAHRITVQVVPFAAGAHGALGAYVRIMQFSDAPDAAYTEGPHAGQLLDCPALVRRHWRSYDLARAAALSPEVSLTLIESVAEEHARCAQT; from the coding sequence ATGGCCAAGCAGAAGGATCTGAGCGGGGCGCAGACACCGGAGGAGTTCGCCCGCGAGGAACTGCGGCGCCACCGGGAAGCGGCCGGGCTGAGCCAGGAAGGTCTGGGCGAGCGGATCTTCACGAGCGGGGCGTACGTCGGCCAGATGGAGTGCGGCACGCGCAGGCTCCGGCCGGAGATCGCGGAACTGATCGACAAGGTCTTCGGCACCAAGGACTACTTCACCCGCCTGGCCAAGGCGTTCAAGTCGAAGCATGTCGAGTACTTCGCCGAGGCGGCCGAGCTGGAACGTTTGGCGACGGCCATCTTCGACTACGGCCCCACGCTCGTTCCCGGGCTGCTCCAGACGGCGGACTATGCGCGGGCCCTGATTCGGGCGGCTAGTCCCACCGGTCCGGCGGACCGTGTCGATTCCCTGATCGCGGCTCGTATGGAGCGTGCCCGGATTCTCGACGACCCTGATAGCCCGGAGTTGTGGGTCGTTCTGCACGAAGCCGTACTGCGTACGGCAGTCGGCGGGCACGCTGTGATGGCTGCCCAGCTACGGCATATCTCCTCCTGCGTTCGCGCGCATCGGATCACCGTTCAGGTGGTGCCGTTCGCGGCGGGCGCCCATGGTGCTTTGGGGGCTTATGTGCGCATCATGCAGTTCAGTGACGCGCCCGACGCGGCTTATACGGAGGGCCCGCACGCCGGGCAGTTGCTCGACTGCCCGGCATTGGTTCGCCGTCACTGGAGGTCATACGATCTTGCCCGGGCTGCCGCGCTGTCGCCGGAGGTGTCCTTGACCTTGATCGAGTCGGTGGCGGAGGAGCATGCGAGATGCGCGCAGACGTGA
- a CDS encoding glutamate synthase subunit beta has product MADPKGFLTTTRETACTRPVADRLKDWNEVYVPGSLLPIISKQAGRCMDCGIPFCHNGCPLGNLIPEWNDYAYRDDWAAASERLHATNNFPEFTGRLCPAPCESACVLGINQPAVTIKNVEVSIIDKAWDNGDVTPQAPERLSGKTAAVIGSGPAGLAAAQQLTRAGHTVVVYERADRIGGLLRYGIPEFKMEKVHINRRIEQMRAEGTKFRTGIEVGRDITATDLRKRFDAVVIAAGATVSRDLPVPGRELNGIHFAMEYLPLANKVQEGDFMAPPITAEGKHVVVIGGGDTGADCVGTAHRQGAASVTQLEIMPKPGEDRNANQPWPTFPMLYKVTSAHEEGGERVYSVSTTHFEGDEDGNVQALHLVEVAFEDGKLVQKPGTERVLPAQLVTLAMGFTGTDQANGLTQQFGLEMDARGNIDRDASYATNVEGVFVAGDAGRGQSLIVWAIAEGRSAARGVDRFLTGSSALPYPVKPTDRSLTV; this is encoded by the coding sequence ATGGCTGACCCGAAGGGCTTCCTCACCACCACCCGCGAGACCGCCTGTACCCGTCCCGTCGCCGATCGGCTGAAGGACTGGAACGAGGTCTACGTCCCGGGCTCGCTGCTGCCGATCATCAGCAAGCAGGCCGGCCGCTGCATGGACTGCGGCATCCCGTTCTGCCACAACGGCTGCCCGCTCGGGAACCTGATCCCGGAGTGGAACGACTACGCCTACCGCGACGACTGGGCGGCGGCGTCGGAGCGGCTGCACGCGACGAACAACTTCCCGGAGTTCACCGGGCGGCTGTGCCCGGCCCCGTGCGAGTCGGCGTGCGTCCTCGGCATCAACCAGCCCGCCGTGACGATCAAGAACGTCGAAGTCTCGATCATCGACAAGGCGTGGGACAACGGCGACGTCACCCCGCAGGCCCCCGAGCGGCTGTCCGGCAAGACCGCCGCCGTCATCGGCTCGGGCCCGGCGGGTCTCGCCGCCGCCCAGCAGCTGACCCGGGCCGGCCACACCGTGGTCGTGTACGAGCGCGCGGACCGCATCGGCGGCCTGCTGCGCTACGGCATCCCCGAGTTCAAGATGGAGAAGGTGCACATCAACCGCCGCATCGAGCAGATGCGCGCGGAGGGCACCAAGTTCCGCACCGGAATCGAGGTCGGCCGCGACATCACCGCCACCGACCTGCGCAAGCGGTTCGACGCGGTGGTCATCGCGGCGGGCGCGACCGTCTCCCGCGACCTGCCGGTCCCCGGCCGCGAGCTGAACGGCATCCACTTCGCGATGGAGTACCTGCCGCTCGCCAACAAGGTCCAGGAGGGCGACTTCATGGCGCCCCCCATCACGGCCGAGGGCAAGCACGTGGTCGTCATCGGCGGCGGCGACACCGGCGCGGACTGCGTGGGCACCGCCCACCGCCAGGGCGCGGCCTCGGTCACGCAGCTGGAGATCATGCCGAAGCCGGGCGAGGACCGGAACGCCAACCAGCCGTGGCCGACCTTCCCGATGCTCTACAAGGTCACCTCGGCCCACGAGGAGGGCGGCGAGCGGGTCTACTCCGTCTCCACCACCCACTTCGAGGGCGACGAGGACGGCAACGTCCAGGCCCTCCACCTGGTCGAGGTCGCCTTCGAGGACGGCAAGCTCGTCCAGAAGCCGGGTACCGAGCGCGTCCTCCCCGCGCAGCTGGTCACCCTGGCGATGGGCTTCACGGGCACCGACCAGGCGAACGGCCTCACCCAGCAGTTCGGCCTGGAGATGGACGCCCGCGGCAACATCGACCGCGACGCCTCCTACGCGACCAACGTCGAGGGCGTCTTCGTCGCCGGCGACGCGGGCCGCGGCCAGTCGCTCATCGTCTGGGCCATCGCGGAAGGCCGCTCGGCCGCCCGCGGCGTGGACCGCTTCCTGACCGGCAGCAGCGCCCTCCCGTACCCGGTCAAGCCGACGGACCGCTCGCTGACGGTGTAG